One Actinomyces marmotae DNA window includes the following coding sequences:
- a CDS encoding polyprenyl synthetase family protein yields MAPALDAVEERLMAIVSNADETINPPTSHLARAGGKRLRPALVLLTAQLGDPELATGEAVRDAGVAVELTHIATLYHDDVMDDAPLRRGAPSAQTVWGNSAAILAGDILVARSSQLIAALGPEATLAHARTFERLCTGQLHETLGRPAGTDPVDHYIQVLADKTGSLIAVSARYGAMLTGAGPVVEAIVEEFGERIGIAFQLADDVIDLASDSETTGKTPGTDLLEGVDTMPVLLLRTALAAGELDAAGQSILSDLSSADLRDPAVLAGVVARLRAHPVLQRTRQMAVSWADEAIAGLEGLEEAVLAATRERLASGGVAEDDLRTALADARERARVVRGLLEDFAHQLVDRAA; encoded by the coding sequence ATGGCCCCTGCCCTCGACGCCGTGGAGGAGCGGCTCATGGCGATCGTCAGCAACGCCGACGAGACCATCAACCCTCCCACCTCCCACCTGGCCCGGGCCGGGGGCAAGCGCCTGCGCCCCGCCCTCGTCCTCCTGACCGCCCAGCTCGGCGACCCCGAGCTCGCCACCGGTGAGGCGGTGAGGGACGCGGGCGTGGCCGTGGAGCTGACCCACATCGCCACGCTCTACCACGACGACGTCATGGACGATGCCCCCCTGCGCCGCGGCGCCCCCAGCGCCCAGACCGTCTGGGGGAACTCGGCGGCCATTCTCGCGGGCGACATCCTCGTGGCCCGCTCCTCCCAGCTCATCGCCGCCCTCGGCCCGGAGGCGACCCTCGCCCACGCGCGCACCTTCGAGCGCTTGTGCACCGGCCAACTCCACGAGACCCTCGGCCGTCCGGCGGGAACCGACCCGGTGGACCACTACATCCAGGTGCTCGCGGACAAGACCGGCTCCCTCATCGCCGTCTCCGCCCGCTACGGCGCCATGCTCACCGGCGCGGGCCCCGTGGTCGAGGCCATCGTCGAGGAGTTCGGCGAGCGGATCGGCATCGCCTTCCAACTCGCCGACGACGTCATCGACCTGGCCTCCGACTCCGAGACCACCGGCAAGACCCCCGGAACGGACCTCCTCGAGGGCGTGGACACGATGCCCGTCCTCCTGCTGCGCACCGCCCTGGCCGCGGGCGAGCTCGACGCCGCGGGCCAGTCGATCCTCTCCGACTTGTCCTCCGCGGACCTGCGCGATCCCGCCGTCCTCGCCGGGGTCGTCGCGCGCCTGCGCGCCCACCCCGTTCTCCAGCGCACTCGGCAGATGGCGGTGTCCTGGGCTGACGAGGCCATCGCCGGCCTGGAGGGCCTGGAGGAAGCCGTCCTCGCCGCGACCCGCGAGCGCCTGGCCTCAGGCGGCGTCGCCGAGGACGATCTGAGGACCGCCCTGGCCGACGCCCGCGAGCGCGCCCGGGTGGTGCGGGGCCTGCTCGAGGACTTCGCCCACCAACTCGTCGACCGGGCCGCCTGA